Proteins found in one Roseovarius pelagicus genomic segment:
- a CDS encoding SlyX family protein, whose protein sequence is MDALEEKMAHLMRAVDDLSDVVARQEREIDILTRRVEMLMRREGEREANAGVAVVVGDERPPHY, encoded by the coding sequence ATGGATGCACTCGAAGAAAAAATGGCCCACCTGATGCGCGCCGTCGATGACCTATCAGACGTGGTCGCGCGGCAAGAGCGTGAGATCGACATACTGACGCGCCGGGTCGAGATGTTGATGCGTCGCGAAGGCGAACGCGAGGCCAATGCAGGCGTCGCTGTTGTTGTGGGTGACGAACGGCCGCCACATTACTGA